The region AGAAAGAGGATAGTCGATATTAAAAAGCAAAAATACTATATACGAGGCAACTCCGACAAAAAAAGAAACGATAACCCTTACGGCAAACCAGCCCGCAACTTTTTTCTCGCAGCGCTTCCAAATGGTTAAAATATAGTTTTCATAATTTTTCGGGAATAAAACAGTAAGGCCTTTTTCAACTATTCCTTTTTCAAGAGAAAGAAAAAAGGCAGTGGCAATAACAAAAAATCCGGAAAAGAACCCTCCAAAAACAACGATAAGAGCGCTAAAAATATTATTTGTCATCTGCTCAACCGAACTATAGGCAAGAGAGGCAATTTCCTGTATGTTCTCCGTTGTCTTGAATCCAAACATAGAAAGAAAAGGAGAGATTGCTTCAAAATACGAAGGAAGGGATTGCAAAAGATTTTTTACTTCGTTTACAAAAAGAGGAGCGATTGAATATATTGCAAGAGCAAGAAGACCGAAAAAAACAAGATAAACAAAGACAACCGACAAAACTCTTGGAATCATTTTTCTTGTCAAAAAATCAATTACAGGATTAAAAAGAACCGAAATAATAAGGGCAAAAATTACCCAAATAAGAATATCTCTTATAAGAAAAACAAGATAAAAAGAAACCACGACAAACAGTATTCTGAAAATCGTGCCCCAAGAAATGTCTAATAGTTTTCTTTCTTCCATATTTTTGAAAAACTGTCTTTTTCTTTAAAAGGGCCTATTAAGGCCAAGTTTAACTTTTCCGGTTTGAAAATGTCCTTTGCAACATTTAAAACATCTTCCTCCTTCACTTTGTCTATTTTATCATAAATCTCTCTTGGTGTTAATATCTCTTTTTTCAAAAGCTCTTGCAAACCGAAAAAAGAGGCCCTGCTGTCGGACAATTCCAGAGAAAGAGCCATTTTTCCCTTCAAGTGGTCTTTTACTTTTGAAAGCTCTTCTTTTGTAATTTTTTTTCTTGAAATATCTCTATATTCTTTTAAAATGACGCCGATTGCTTTTTTTGCTTTATCGTTTCTTACTCCCGCTCTTGTTACTAAAAAACCCGTATCGCTTTCAAAGGACGTTTCCGTTCTTATATAATAGGCGAGCCCAAGACGTTCTCTAACTTTCACAAAAAGGCGAGAGCTCATCATTCCTCCAAGAAGAACCGACAAAACTTCCATTTGATACTTTCTTTGGTCAAAAAAATTGTAACCCCTTGCTCCAAGGCAAAAATGGGTCTGATCGGTCTTTCTATAATGAACTAAAGTTTGAGGAGAATCCTGATTCTCTACAACTTGTATTTTTTCAGAAGGAGAAGTGTTCCTTATCTTGGAAAAGTATTTTTCAACTTTATTTTTAATATTGCTATTATTGAAATTTCCGGCAAGACAGACAACCGTATTTGAAGCAACATACTGTTTTTCCAAATATTTTTTAATATCTTCTCTTTTAATGCCTTGAACAGTTTCTTTTGTTCCCGCTATATCCCATCCGGCAGGCTGATCTCCATAAAGAAGCTTAGTCCATAAATTTTGGACATAATAGGTGGGATGATCGTGATACATATTAATCTCTTCTATTATCACCCCTCTTTCTCTTTCAACTTCTTTTAAGTCAAGCTTTGAATTCATATAAATATCCGATATTATATCCAAAGCCAAATCGAAATTCTTTTCGTCAACCTTGGCATAATATCCTGTATATTCCTCTCCCGTAAAAGCATTATACTGCCCTCCTACTCTGTCTAGCGGCTCTGCGATTGAAATAGCGTTTGGCCTTTTTTTTGTTCCCTTAAAAAGCAAATGCTCTAAAAAATGGGAAATTCCGCTTATGTTTTTTGTCTCATATTTTGAACCGGTTTTGACCAAAACAAGAACCGTGGCGCTAAGAACGTTTTTTTGAGGAACCAAAACAATCCTTAATCCGTTTTTTAATGTATGCTTTTCAAATTTCATTTTTCCAAATTATCTTTTAAAAAATAGAGAATCTTGTCAATTTTTATTCTTTCCTGCTTCATTGTCTCGCTGTTTCTTATTGTTGCGCAATTGTCATTAATTGTTTCAAAATCAATTGTAACTGCAAACGGTGTTCCTATTTCATCTTGTCTTCTATACCTTCTTCCTATAGAACCCGTTTCATCATAAGAAACGGCAAAATGGGATTTTAACATTGAATAAACCTCTTTTGCCTTCTCTCTTATTTCCGGCTTATTTTTTACCAAAGGAAGAACCGCAGCTTTTATAGGGGAAAGAGAAGGATGTAAAGAAAGAATGATTTCTTTTGTCTTTCCCTGATTGCTTCTTCCTTCTTCAACTTCATTATACCCGTTGCACAAAAAAGCTAAAAGGGAACGCTCCACTCCAACTGAAGTTTCTATAATATCAGGAACAAACTTTTCTTTTGTTTCTTCATCTAAAAAGCTTAAATCTTCTTTACTATGCTTTGAATGATTTGAAAGATCGAAATTTCCCCTATTATGAATTCCTTCTATC is a window of Candidatus Paceibacterota bacterium DNA encoding:
- a CDS encoding pitrilysin family protein, translated to MKFEKHTLKNGLRIVLVPQKNVLSATVLVLVKTGSKYETKNISGISHFLEHLLFKGTKKRPNAISIAEPLDRVGGQYNAFTGEEYTGYYAKVDEKNFDLALDIISDIYMNSKLDLKEVERERGVIIEEINMYHDHPTYYVQNLWTKLLYGDQPAGWDIAGTKETVQGIKREDIKKYLEKQYVASNTVVCLAGNFNNSNIKNKVEKYFSKIRNTSPSEKIQVVENQDSPQTLVHYRKTDQTHFCLGARGYNFFDQRKYQMEVLSVLLGGMMSSRLFVKVRERLGLAYYIRTETSFESDTGFLVTRAGVRNDKAKKAIGVILKEYRDISRKKITKEELSKVKDHLKGKMALSLELSDSRASFFGLQELLKKEILTPREIYDKIDKVKEEDVLNVAKDIFKPEKLNLALIGPFKEKDSFSKIWKKENY
- a CDS encoding AI-2E family transporter, with protein sequence MEERKLLDISWGTIFRILFVVVSFYLVFLIRDILIWVIFALIISVLFNPVIDFLTRKMIPRVLSVVFVYLVFFGLLALAIYSIAPLFVNEVKNLLQSLPSYFEAISPFLSMFGFKTTENIQEIASLAYSSVEQMTNNIFSALIVVFGGFFSGFFVIATAFFLSLEKGIVEKGLTVLFPKNYENYILTIWKRCEKKVAGWFAVRVIVSFFVGVASYIVFLLFNIDYPLSLGLLSGFLNFIPYIGPAVMGLFLFFIIFPIDPLKGLFVILAFVLIQQIEGGILTPILMKRIIGIPPVIVLISLVIGGKLWGLLGAILVIPLVAILFEFLKEFLEKKRERESAGL